The Kitasatospora sp. NBC_00374 genome has a segment encoding these proteins:
- a CDS encoding SMI1/KNR4 family protein codes for MTTGRPATAAAPNSAYAGQVVQFPDPVRAARHPAGVRVDEYGYPDFSAYAVAAAEVADPPEGFGVDELRLTDYVSANAALYTQGHELWADLETAVATPPGWTWHHVVGRPAPGLRRMELIPVEVKALLRHHGGLARSTADHGRRGTRPLQEHRPVHFSLARDGGDPLAVPEDQIQRAEQRLGHPLPAAYRGFLKLAGGRAPAGVALDVECGILLDQPFLTISDEYGAHDLVYANKCLRDHLTKDYLAVSYVQGGLLAVKVRGEQLGSVWFCPYDDARDSAVPEPPEERVARLLLPCGESFDAFLLRLAGSPPELETVAELMVDGGFARAVPVN; via the coding sequence ATGACGACAGGTCGGCCCGCCACCGCCGCCGCGCCCAACTCGGCGTACGCGGGTCAGGTGGTGCAGTTCCCGGACCCGGTCCGGGCCGCCCGACACCCCGCCGGGGTACGGGTGGACGAGTACGGCTACCCGGACTTCAGCGCCTACGCGGTGGCCGCCGCCGAGGTGGCCGACCCGCCCGAGGGCTTCGGCGTCGACGAACTGCGGCTCACCGACTACGTCTCGGCCAACGCGGCCCTCTACACCCAGGGCCACGAGCTCTGGGCCGACCTGGAGACCGCCGTGGCCACCCCGCCCGGCTGGACCTGGCACCACGTGGTCGGCCGGCCCGCCCCGGGGCTGCGCCGGATGGAGCTGATCCCGGTCGAGGTCAAGGCCCTGCTGCGGCACCACGGCGGCCTGGCCCGCTCCACCGCCGACCACGGCCGGCGCGGCACCCGTCCGCTCCAGGAGCACCGTCCGGTGCACTTCTCGCTCGCCAGGGACGGCGGCGACCCGCTGGCCGTCCCCGAGGACCAGATCCAGCGCGCCGAGCAGCGGCTCGGCCACCCGCTGCCCGCCGCCTACCGCGGCTTCCTGAAGCTGGCCGGCGGCCGCGCCCCGGCCGGGGTCGCGCTGGACGTCGAGTGCGGCATCCTGCTCGACCAGCCCTTCCTGACGATCAGTGACGAGTACGGCGCCCACGACCTGGTGTACGCCAACAAGTGCCTGCGCGACCACCTGACCAAGGACTACCTGGCCGTCAGCTACGTCCAGGGCGGTCTGCTGGCGGTCAAGGTGCGCGGGGAGCAGCTCGGGTCGGTCTGGTTCTGCCCGTACGACGACGCCCGGGACTCGGCCGTGCCCGAGCCGCCCGAGGAACGGGTGGCCCGCTTGCTGCTGCCCTGCGGGGAGAGCTTCGACGCCTTCCTGCTCCGGCTGGCGGGCAGCCCGCCGGAGCTGGAGACGGTCGCGGAGCTGATGGTGGACGGCGGGTTCGCCCGTGCCGTCCCGGTGAACTGA
- a CDS encoding SUKH-4 family immunity protein has product MVTTYAQAQETAEEWINGGVPRSQHREVRVREFDLGFVCWADDRAEGPAAEGGGPRLVITRDSGASTLWPPLPVNEVVRQFEERYGSRTEPNPAGAARPVPGAVEATSFLLSPPQWFEQAGADALAAEAAELAAQTAAAAGPALGAAPAAPLPEPAHLTAPPASDRPAGDAPTMLAPPAARDEAPLPGAVPPPAAEPYGAAVPSAGSEGLTVPMPGGYGLSAPHAPVADSEGLTVALPGPVGPAAAAPVPVDATMPMPEGFLAGAPDLTAAPPPPPGARPVPLPPPPGFPPPSAPPGPPAPSIEHAATMLATPENLPGRPAPVTPQPGPSIEYAPTMLASDGPPGLLGLPGAPGAPVPGAPAPGLGRSGPAVPPPPPPADLGHGRAGGAGAAPGAPSGRNAPTAPPPPAPADLHGSADSRSGAGGRGGAGAPPPPVPVELSPGAGRPAAEPPRPAASDVAYQATQLATPAVDLSAGGPPLPPPPPPGAVPSPGAPPVGYGYPVPGGAPAPAPVLAPPAVPQGVQPPPVAPVAPGTPAIGPGTQAVVSYRGPDGSEQTLLHRSEPGTPHPEWKALQDLRALNVPPDQVLELHTDLELCDLPGGYCARMVKASWPNVRISHTVPYGRDQRARQAGMAQLNDHLDQLHQLAAAPQRPRPVRVPLPAPGVIPQLPPLAPQQLAGELGQSFGPGVFRFEQRAVARQGVPEPVSQTLMWAGLPREFAPFFWAQAQEGRPIPTLAELAAERGRPAAPDFGGYLVLGNDYGRQLCVQYGTAAVVAVDLDGPGEAPRFVNSGVPEFVRSLAVLGRMWRLRYGLTPEQAGRWTTDLQAQLIAVDPAALYTPESWWAVLVEQFWDGLM; this is encoded by the coding sequence GTGGTGACGACCTACGCGCAGGCTCAGGAGACCGCCGAGGAGTGGATCAACGGCGGGGTGCCGCGTTCCCAGCACCGTGAGGTCCGGGTGCGCGAGTTCGACCTGGGCTTCGTCTGCTGGGCCGACGACCGTGCCGAGGGGCCGGCGGCGGAGGGCGGCGGCCCCCGGCTGGTGATCACCCGGGACAGCGGGGCCAGCACGCTCTGGCCGCCGCTGCCGGTCAACGAGGTGGTGCGGCAGTTCGAGGAGCGCTACGGCAGCCGGACCGAGCCCAACCCGGCCGGCGCGGCCAGGCCGGTGCCCGGCGCGGTCGAGGCGACCTCCTTCCTGCTCAGCCCGCCGCAGTGGTTCGAGCAGGCCGGCGCCGACGCGCTCGCCGCCGAGGCCGCCGAGCTGGCCGCGCAGACGGCCGCCGCGGCCGGGCCCGCCCTCGGCGCGGCTCCGGCCGCCCCGCTCCCGGAGCCCGCGCACCTGACCGCCCCGCCCGCCTCGGACCGGCCGGCCGGGGACGCGCCGACCATGCTCGCGCCGCCGGCCGCCCGGGACGAGGCGCCGCTGCCGGGTGCCGTGCCGCCGCCGGCCGCCGAGCCGTACGGCGCCGCCGTCCCGTCGGCCGGGTCCGAGGGCCTGACCGTGCCGATGCCCGGTGGTTACGGCCTGAGCGCCCCGCACGCCCCCGTCGCGGACTCCGAGGGGCTGACCGTGGCGCTGCCCGGGCCGGTCGGGCCCGCCGCCGCGGCGCCGGTACCGGTGGACGCCACCATGCCGATGCCCGAGGGCTTCCTCGCCGGGGCCCCCGACCTGACCGCGGCCCCGCCGCCCCCGCCGGGCGCCCGGCCCGTCCCGCTGCCGCCGCCGCCCGGCTTCCCGCCGCCGTCGGCCCCGCCCGGCCCGCCCGCGCCGTCCATCGAGCACGCCGCGACCATGCTGGCGACGCCGGAGAACCTGCCCGGCAGGCCCGCTCCGGTCACGCCGCAGCCGGGCCCGTCCATCGAGTACGCGCCGACCATGCTCGCCTCCGACGGCCCGCCCGGGCTGCTGGGCCTGCCCGGCGCACCCGGTGCGCCCGTCCCGGGCGCCCCGGCGCCCGGTCTCGGCCGGTCCGGCCCGGCCGTCCCGCCGCCGCCCCCGCCCGCCGACCTGGGCCACGGCCGCGCCGGCGGTGCCGGCGCCGCGCCCGGTGCGCCGAGCGGCCGCAACGCCCCCACCGCGCCACCGCCGCCGGCCCCCGCCGACCTGCACGGGTCCGCGGACAGCCGCTCGGGTGCGGGCGGCCGCGGCGGTGCCGGCGCACCCCCGCCGCCGGTCCCCGTGGAGCTGAGCCCCGGCGCGGGCCGGCCGGCCGCCGAGCCGCCGCGCCCGGCCGCCTCGGACGTGGCGTACCAGGCCACCCAGCTGGCCACCCCGGCCGTCGACCTGTCGGCCGGCGGGCCGCCGCTGCCTCCGCCGCCCCCGCCGGGGGCCGTCCCGAGCCCGGGCGCGCCGCCGGTCGGCTACGGCTATCCCGTCCCGGGCGGGGCGCCCGCGCCCGCCCCGGTGCTGGCCCCGCCGGCCGTGCCGCAGGGCGTCCAGCCGCCGCCGGTGGCCCCGGTGGCACCGGGCACACCCGCGATCGGCCCGGGCACCCAGGCCGTGGTCAGCTACCGCGGTCCGGACGGTTCCGAGCAGACCCTGCTGCACCGCAGCGAGCCCGGCACCCCGCACCCGGAGTGGAAGGCGCTGCAGGACCTGCGGGCTCTCAACGTGCCGCCGGACCAGGTGCTGGAGCTGCACACCGACCTGGAACTGTGCGACCTGCCGGGCGGCTACTGCGCCCGCATGGTCAAGGCGTCCTGGCCCAACGTGCGGATCAGCCACACCGTCCCGTACGGCCGTGACCAGCGGGCCCGGCAGGCCGGGATGGCCCAGCTCAACGACCACCTGGACCAGCTGCACCAGCTGGCCGCCGCCCCGCAACGGCCGCGCCCGGTCCGGGTGCCGCTGCCCGCCCCCGGGGTGATCCCGCAGCTGCCGCCGCTCGCCCCGCAGCAGCTCGCGGGCGAGCTCGGCCAGTCCTTCGGCCCGGGTGTGTTCCGCTTCGAGCAGCGCGCGGTCGCCCGGCAGGGGGTGCCCGAGCCGGTCTCGCAGACCCTGATGTGGGCCGGGCTCCCGCGGGAGTTCGCACCGTTCTTCTGGGCCCAGGCCCAGGAGGGCCGGCCGATCCCGACGCTGGCCGAGCTCGCCGCGGAGCGCGGCCGCCCGGCCGCCCCGGACTTCGGCGGGTACCTGGTGCTCGGCAACGACTACGGCCGCCAGCTGTGCGTGCAGTACGGCACCGCGGCGGTGGTCGCGGTGGACCTGGACGGGCCCGGCGAGGCCCCGCGCTTCGTCAACAGCGGGGTGCCGGAGTTCGTCCGCAGCCTCGCGGTGCTCGGGCGGATGTGGCGCCTGCGGTACGGGCTGACGCCCGAACAGGCGGGCCGCTGGACGACCGACCTCCAGGCCCAGCTGATCGCCGTCGACCCGGCCGCGCTGTACACGCCGGAGAGTTGGTGGGCGGTGCTGGTGGAACAGTTCTGGGACGGCTTGATGTAA